A stretch of the Ornithodoros turicata isolate Travis chromosome 4, ASM3712646v1, whole genome shotgun sequence genome encodes the following:
- the LOC135392682 gene encoding uncharacterized protein LOC135392682, with translation MKFRPIQFLGVDYFFEASFKRQDDLRQAYLVQREEEAPTLKPDLATKPIHLYSPDKAFMKKALLEARHALTDLRERIEQSPKPRRFHIRFDEHPCYLAAEQDTPSPPNFHFDPHLEDGFLQEPHPFELLLEPSSVAEQLSSIEAPVQYPADIFTVNEAPLSDRVLLKKYTYRKAQLNGTFDFTPTEGQVSLEAEGKATLERLIQSVQRCEHDPFDTSPACTEEESGLKVDTATQQPNHGCHQNSQPLTSTACANWSQKSVSCPLTDANLNDGASDTERAEDTAEEPTEQQGNIDSQSHEASSQQYIETQALSLEADYYQHSELLTPTSVVGGDDPPKTTSVHVTPRSCVYLLNNKSDDTGTVQEAEEGHTGQREQRDSQGPLIDTEVLSEPSCSQERQQFTIASEVGADSSEKSVLDLAIPFSSVDSNDEANVGDVEIVEVQDTVDGLAEQCKHSDSQNDEVSYDTQDIPSVDPDFEEQIAEPSIKAIPDKPSNVAVVQPRSAVPSRSMEVADAEVRPRSDDVFTFTDIFEDESAKGDSLDPTNILQQKATSPQSLATRQHHDSSSRSGDPSPAKNKGPQNNTGLTITEDPSVTQGSLTSPQNSNCVPRKTDGDRKSDNPSPKVSFTRSHYQRLIEGHSYSRRAAGTSQGQDTPSSHIIVRRGPQWGERASTVGEHGIFQRASVRSVRAPERLVQPLSSLRRGSPPIKRSKYEENDHISPRIVEEEESPPMDLSPKREWCKLPFVQPQVVHKTVIDSGDHMLQADDPDRSAYMTDTLRHAESRPTYYDEYIRQSVEAPDFTFRTNPLRCNVEKIHCRPNDVRQDFECDLSYTTVPWQQTDEGHDLSYSASYWGQDVEERDLLNSTIHWQDTGEDGLSHGQYPWGHDAEEHSLPRSAAPFRQTAEGRDLSHTAHSWQDWSYRTMPARRTVEQAIPGANHFRQVPRAPNNGVNHPQQSPTERQTTYSIPSSRETTDNPQFEHRSYRFLQTTEDHNPAYSESRPRQTTKEHRSAQRIHCFPRTASEPNTAYRLDQNRTRPQDLASYECADRFNGSGTYYLPVAPVSHIQGTSVPPPALWSSCGNPAGMEDHMFSQDIQCIDELCNDDPGNADSDFVEGEGPEIQPWTEAVLESGKFVTERGGRSMLDYMPERGYYSRHSLADNLHYSDDNAPKDDGTRCRAGLHEEEPSHDADWSFDSPTSLNGVQSTAHSNRTSSVSFPLELRGRSSGGSITLRPHAFKQNAHHSSVRGSPSGSHPKYPTQNHIASEPENPGESVYFGRQANGFQRCMASYPSKTPASRLSRLGHLQTKAARDNKRDAMTTVEA, from the exons ATGAAATTTCGCCCAATACAATTCCTTGGCGTCGACTACTTCTTCGAA GCATCGTTTAAACGTCAAGATGATCTGAGACAAGCATACCTCGTTCAAAGAGAGGAGGAAGCTCCGACCCTCAAACCCGATCTGGCCACGAAACCAATACACCTAT ACTCGCCAGACAAGGCGTTTATGAAGAAAGCGCTGTTGGAAGCTCGGCATGCTTTGACGGATCTCCGAGAACGCATAGAGCAGTCCCCAAAACCCAGACGATTCCACATCAG GTTTGACGAGCATCCGTGCTACCTAGCGGCGGAACAAGACACCCCATCGCCTCCGAACTTTCATTTCGATCCTCACCTGGAAG ATGGGTTCTTGCAAGAACCCCATCCTTTTGAGTTGCTGCTGGAACCGTCGAGTGTGGCCGAGCAACTTTCAAGCATCGAGGCTCCGGTGCAGTATCCGGCAGACATTTTCACCGTGAACGAGGCGCCACTCAGCGATCGCGTCTTGCTCAA AAAATACACCTACCGGAAGGCACAGCTGAATGGTACATTCGATTTCACACCAACTGAGGGGCAAGTATCACTAGAAGCAGAAGGCAAG GCGACCCTGGAAAGATTGATCCAGAGCGTGCAGCGCTGCGAGCACGATCCCTTCGACACTTCGCCCGCCTGCACAGAAGAAGAATCCGGTCTCAAAGTAGACACCGCGACGCAGCAGCCAAACCACGGATGCCATCAAAATAGCCAACCACTCACGTCAACCGCCTGTGCTAACTGGTCCCAGAAATCGGTGTCGTGCCCTCTAACTGACGCCAATTTAAACGACGGAGCCAGCGATACAGAAAGAGCCGAGGACACAGCCGAAGAACCTACGGAACAACAGGGCAACATAGACTCTCAGAGTCACGAGGCATCGAGTCAACAGTACATTGAGACTCAAGCGCTTTCGTTGGAGGCTGACTACTATCAACATAGCGAGCTATTGACTCCTACTTCCGTCGTTGGGGGCGACGACCCACCTAAGACCACTTCAGTGCACGTAACCCCGCGCAGCTGTGTCTACCTTTTAAATAACAAGAGCGACGATACAGGAACGGTTCAGGAAGCAGAAGAAGGACATACGGGACAACGGGAGCAGAGAGACTCCCAAGGGCCACTTATTGATACTGAGGTGTTGTCAGAGCCGAGCTGCAGTCAAGAGAGACAGCAGTTTACCATAGCCTCTGAAGTCGGTGCAGACAGTTCTGAGAAATCGGTTTTAGACCTTGCAATTCCATTCAGCTCTGTCGATTCGAACGACGAAGCCAACGTAGGCGATGTAGAAATAGTTGAGGTGCAAGATACGGTAGATGGACTTGCAGAACAGTGCAAGCATTCAGACTCGCAAAATGATGAGGTATCCTACGACACTCAAGATATACCTTCCGTAGACCCCGATTTTGAAGAACAGATCGCCGAACCGTCGATCAAAGCTATCCCCGATAAGCCCAGTAACGTTGCTGTCGTGCAACCCAGATCTGCGGTTCCAAGTCGGTCCATGGAGGTCGCTGACGCTGAAGTTCGCCCTCGTTCGGACGACGTTTTCACATTTACAGATATTTTTGAAGACGAAAGTGCAAAGGGTGATTCACTGGATCCTACGAACATCCTCCAACAGAAAGCTACGTCCCCACAAAGTCTTGCAACACGTCAACACCACGACAGTTCTTCTAGAAGCGGTGATCCAAGTCCAGCAAAGAATAAAGGGCCACAAAACAATACTGGCCTGACCATTACTGAAGATCCCTCAGTCACACAGGGTTCATTGACTTCTCCTCAAAATTCCAATTGTGTCCCACGAAAAACGGATGGCGACCGAAAGTCCGACAACCCTTCACCAAAAGTTTCGTTTACAAGGTCGCACTACCAAAGACTGATTGAAGGACACAGTTATTCACGCAGGGCAGCGGGAACCAGTCAGGGTCAAGATACCCCGTCCAGCCACATAATAGTTCGTAGAGGTCCACAATGGGGCGAGCGAGCATCCACTGTAGGTGAACACGGGATCTTCCAGCGTGCTAGCGTGCGGAGCGTCCGTGCACCAGAGCGTCTCGTGCAGCCTCTCAGTTCGCTGCGTCGAGGAAGTCCACCTATAAAGCGATCCAAGTACGAAGAAAACGACCACATTTCACCCCGTATCGTAGAAGAGGAGGAGTCGCCTCCAATGGATTTATCTCCCAAGCGCGAGTGGTGCAAGCTGCCGTTCGTCCAACCGCAGGTTGTACACAAGACAGTCATTGATTCCGGGGACCATATGCTGCAAGCAGACGACCCGGACCGCTCGGCCTACATGACAGACACTTTGCGACACGCTGAGTCTCGTCCAACTTACTATGATGAATATATCAGACAGAGTGTTGAAGCGCCTGATTTTACATTCCGGACGAATCCTCTGCGGTGCAATGTTGAGAAAATTCATTGCCGTCCGAACGACGTGCGACAAGACTTTGAGTGCGACTTGTCTTACACTACGGTACCTTGGCAGCAGACCGACGAAGGACACGACTTATCTTACAGTGCAAGTTATTGGGGACAAGATGTAGAAGAACGCGACTTGCTTAACAGTACGATTCATTGGCAGGATACTGGCGAAGATGGATTATCTCACGGTCAGTACCCTTGGGGACATGACGCGGAGGAACATAGTTTGCCGCGCAGTGCTGCTCCATTCAGACAGACCGCTGAAGGACGCGATTTATCTCACACTGCACACTCATGGCAAGATTGGTCTTACCGTACGATGCCCGCGCGACGTACCGTGGAACAAGCTATCCCAGGTGCAAACCATTTCCGACAGGTACCCCGTGCACCGAATAACGGCGTGAACCATCCGCAACAATCACCGACAGAACGGCAGACAACTTACAGTATCCCCTCCTCGCGAGAGACGACCGATAATCCTCAGTTTGAACATCGCTCCTATCGTTTCCTGCAAACGACAGAGGACCACAACCCGGCGTACAGTGAGAGCCGTCCTAGGCAGACAACAAAGGAGCATCGCTCAGCTCAGCGGATACATTGTTTCCCGCGAACAGCTTCTGAACCAAACACGGCCTATCGTCTTGACCAGAATCGGACCCGACCACAGGATCTGGCTTCGTACGAATGTGCAGACCGCTTCAACGGCTCCGGGACCTACTACCTCCCTGTGGCACCTGTTAGCCACATACAAGGCACCTCCGTGCCACCACCGGCACTGTGGTCTTCATGTGGGAACCCTGCTGGCATGGAAGATCATATGTTTTCCCAGGACATCCAGTGCATAGACGAGCTCTGTAACGACGATCCTGGAAACGCAGATAGTGACTTCGTAGAAGGTGAAGGACCAGAGATACAGCCATGGACTGAAGCGGTACTAGAGTCGGGCAAGTTTGTCACGGAACGCGGTGGGCGGTCGATGTTGGATTACATGCCAGAACGCGGTTATTATTCACGACATTCCCTTGCAGACAACTTACATTACAGTGACGACAATGCTCCCAAGGACGACGGGACACGTTGCCGCGCAGGCCTGCATGAAGAGGAACCTTCCCACGACGCTGACTGGAGCTTCGACAGCCCTACTTCACTAAATGGGGTTCAGAGCACAGCGCATTCAAACCGGACGTCCTCAGTGAGCTTTCCTCTTGAATTGCGTGGCCGTAGTTCTGGAGGAAGCATCACCCTTAGACCGCACGCGTTCAAACAGAATGCCCACCATAGTAGTGTAAGAGGTTCCCCTAGTGGAAGTCATCCGAAGTATCCCACGCAAAATCACATTGCATCCGAACCGGAAAATCCAGGAGAAAGCGTCTATTTTGGAAGACAAGCAAACGGTTTCCAGCGATGTATGGCTTCGTACCCGTCTAAGACTCCCGCGAGCCGTTTAAGCCGTTTAGGCCACCTACAGACGAAAGCAGCTCGCGACAATAAGCGTGATGCTATGACGACAGTTGAAGCCTAA